From a single Budorcas taxicolor isolate Tak-1 chromosome X, Takin1.1, whole genome shotgun sequence genomic region:
- the PDHA1 gene encoding pyruvate dehydrogenase E1 component subunit alpha, somatic form, mitochondrial yields the protein MRKMLAAVSRVLSGVAQKPASRVLVASRHFANDATFEIKKCDLHRLEEGPPVTTVLTREDGLKYYRMMQTVRRMELKADQLYKQKIIRGFCHLCDGQEACCVGLEAGINPTDHLITAYRAHGFTFTRGLSVREILAELTGRRGGCAKGKGGSMHMYAKNFYGGNGIVGAQVPLGAGIALACKYNGKDEVCLTLYGDGAANQGQIFEAYNMAALWKLPCIFICENNRYGMGTSVERAAASTDYYKRGDFIPGLRVDGMDILCVREATKFAAAYCRSGKGPILMELQTYRYHGHSMSDPGVSYRTREEIQEVRSKSDPIMLLKDRMVNSNLASVEELKEIDVEVRKEIEDAAQFATADPEPPLEELGYHIYCNDPPFEVRGANQWIKFKSIS from the exons GCAAGCAGAGTGCTGGTGGCATCCCGTCATTTTGCAAATGATGCTACTTTTGAAATTAAG AAATGTGATCTTCACCGGCTGGAAGAGGGCCCTCCTGTCACTACAGTGCTTACCAGGGAGGATGGGCTCAAATACTACAGGATGATGCAGACCGTTCGCCGAATGGAGTTAAAAGCAGATCAGCTgtataaacagaaaattattcgTGGTTTCTGTCACTTGTGTGATGGTCAG GAGGCTTGTTGTGTAGGCCTGGAGGCTGGCATCAACCCCACAGACCATCTGATCACAGCGTACCGGGCGCATGGCTTTACCTTTACTCGTGGACTCTCTGTCCGGGAGATTCTCGCAGAGCTTACAG GACGAAGAGGTGGTTGTGCTAAAGGAAAAGGAGGATCGATGCATATGTATGCCAAGAATTTCTACGGAGGCAATGGCATCGTGGGAGCTCAG GTGCCCCTGGGAGCTGGGATTGCTCTGGCCTGTAAGTATAATGGAAAAGACGAGGTCTGTTTGACTTTGTATGGCGACGGCGCTGCTAATCAG GGTCAGATATTCGAAGCTTACAATATGGCAGCTTTGTGGAAATTGCCTTGCATTTTCATCTGTGAGAATAACCGCTATGGGATGGGAACATCTGTGGAAAGAGCAGCAGCCAGCACTGATTACTACAAGAGAGGCGACTTTATTCCTGGGCTGAGG GTAGATGGAATGGATATCCTGTGTGTCCGGGAGGCCACAAAATTTGCAGCTGCCTATTGTAGATCTGGAAAG GGGCCTATACTGATGGAGCTGCAGACTTACCGTTACCATGGACACAGCATGAGTGATCCTGGAGTGAG TTACCGTACCCGAGAAGAGATTCAGGAAGTTAGAAGTAAGAGTGACCCTATCATGCTCCTCAAGGACAGGATGGTAAACAGCAATCTCGCCAGTGTTGAAGAATTAAAG GAAATTGatgtggaagtgagaaaagaaaTTGAGGATGCTGCTCAGTTTGCTACTGCTGATCCTGAACCACCTTTGGAAGAACTCGGCTATCACATTTACTGCAACGATCCACCTTTTGAAGTCCGGGGTGCAAACCAGTGGATCAAGTTTAAGTCCATCAGTTAA